TGTCGATTTTGTGTTCTGAAAGgggaaatttaaaataaaaatcgaaCACTGTTTGCTATATATTTATAGAGAGGGATTaagtttttttgatttgttatttTGTTGTTTGGGTTGATCTGATTAGAGAAAAAGAAAGGAGATGTCGATGCTCGATTCTTTCTTCAATAAAGGCTTTAAAGCTGCCAAATGGTAATTTCTTGTTTTCTTTAACTGTTATGATTAGATTAATCTCTGGTTGATGCTAATTTGGTTTTACTCTAATCTAGCCTCTTGCATGTTTTAGAGTGTGTTTAGTATTAATGAATTCCATTCAATTTTAAGAGGTTCATTTGGAATACCCAATCAGAATTTAGTTCTAAATCATTCCTGTTTTAGAAATGACATGAATTCTAGAATAGAGTTGAACCAAACATAATCCAAACAAGGattatattcaataattttgttttatgcCCAGTAAAACCCTGCTCAAGTTGACTATGCCACGCATCAAGTTACTCAGAAATAGGAGGGAGATTCAGATCAAGCAAATGCGGAGAGACATTGCTAAACTTCTTGAAACTGGCCAAGAAGCCACTGCTCGCATTCGGGTATACAATTaccattcttttttttattcaacaATATCTACTAACTTAGAAACCCCATGTTTATCGGAGTCTCAAGATGAAAACGTTCTCTTAATGGTGAAGTTTTAATTTTTCCCCACTGCATTTCAGGTCGAGCACATAATCAGAGAAGAGAACATGATGGCTGCTCAAGAGATTCTTGAGTTGTTTTGTGAGCTTATCTCTGTGCGCCTTCCCATCATTGAAACACAAAGGTTATATTCATTATAtgtaattgtttggtttttcaTGTCTTTTGTTAATAGGAATTTTTTTATAGCTCATCGTTCTAGTTCTAACCTTTTTGTATATAAGAAGACTGGAACTAACAGCCAACTTCTTATTTATGAGGATGCAAAGCTGGATATGGTTGGGAATCTGTAGAATATAAATTTCATATGATTAGTCTGTTCGGGTACCTTTACCCGGCCAGGgattactaataataataagggAGGTTGTTAAGTACAATGAAGGATGAAGGAAGGATTGGATACGTTTGAGGCATTAACttgttaaatatatatgaatgtgATACTCAATTGCCACTTTAACTCTTCaataaattaaagattttgATTACTGATAAAATGCAGTCAGAAAGATGCTAAGTTGGTCTAGAATGGACTATGTTACTACTCATTTGCGCCGAGTTTTTCTAGAGGGGTCATAAATTACACATCATAGTCATGAAATGGTGATAGAGTTTGATCGCATCATCCTCTCCCTGAGTAATAGGGTTGCTTGGATAACCTTTCTCCTCATGTTACTCATCCCAAATCAATATTGTTGTAGTTAAATTAATTGCTTTCCTTATGAAGCCCCCTTTAGGGTCTTTGTTTCATCCCCCTATTTTAGAGAAATTAAAAGGACAGAATTGAAAGTTCAAAATAACTGTTTTAAATAGTAGAGACGTGCATGCATGTGCATTAGAAGAAGGCCTGCTAACGTTGTTAACTTGTTCCGAGTACTATGCTCACATGATATCATTTCTTGCAATTCTCTTCACAGATTATATGAAGCCTAGTCTCATTGCTACTTAGTTCAGCAGTTAATATTTTTAGCCTGTCTAGCAAGCTGAGTAAAGAGGTCGTATTCTTTTAGAAACTGAAggtatgtttttttattaatttcaggGAATGTCCTTTAGACTTGAAAGAAGCAATATCTAGCATCTGTTTTGCTGCACCAAGATGTGCGGATCTTACAGAGTTGCTGCAGGTTCAAATGCTTTTTGCTGCCAAGTATGGCAAGGAATTTGTAGCTGCTGCAAGTGAGCTTATGCCAGAATGTGGTGTCAATCGCCAGGTTTATTAACTTTCATCTTGAGTTTTGGTTTAGTCATGGTAAAACTGACATGTATATGTTATTCTTCTCGTTTTAACAAATTTTTTGTAAACAAAAATGATACAGTTGATAGAACTGTTATCAGTTCGTGCTCCTTCTCCTGATGTAAAATTGAAGCTTCTAAAGGAAATTGCTGAAGAGCATGAATTAGATTGGGACCCAGCTGCTTCTGAAACTGAGCTTTTAAAAAAACATGAAGATTTATTGGTAAGTGATTTATCGTCTGGCTATCctgatttttcttctttttccctGTCTTACAAGCCGCCCTTTTCTTGTCAGAATGGTCCAACACAATTTAGTAGTGGGTCTAAGTTGTCCCTTCCGGAAGAGAAACATGAAGAAGCATTGAACTCTGTTCCTGATCATGCTCATAATGAACAGCCAGATTCTGATTCAGACTTCGAGGAATTAGATTTTCCTGAGGTTCCTAAGGTGACTCTACGGCCAAGTGCAAATGCTGCCTCTGCACCTGAAATGTTACCTATACCACCTGCTGCACTGCGTGGACTTGAGCATGATTCATCAAATATATCCACCATTTCTGAAAATCTAGCAGAAGAATCTCATTTAGAAACTGAGGATGTGACTACAGAAAAGCCAGTGGCTACCGAGGATGAAACAGCCAACTTTACAGTTGGTGACAAGGACGAAAAACAGTTTCTGCCATTTATTTCTCCTCCATCGGTATCTTCTATATACTACTCTGGGAGTCGGACTTCACCTCCTGTATCAAGGACAAAAAGTGAGGTCAATGTGGATCTGCAGGATGTTATAGCTGCTGCTCAAGCTGCCGCAGAGAATGCTGAACGTGCAGCAGCAGCAGCTCGCTCAGCAGCTACTCTTGCACGGGCCAGGATTAGCGAGCTCACCAAGAAAAATAGTGAGAAGTTCCCCGAGAATAATGATGAGAATCCATTTCATGTAGATATTCCTGATCAATCAGCTACGGAAGCAAAGCCACAATTTGATCATCAACACTCTTTTGATAGTGCAAATGGGGAATCTAATTATATGGAACCGCATCGACAATATTTAGACCGCCTGCCATCAGAGTTGCGTGATCCTCCCTCCTTCGAAAAACTTAAAGTGGAATATGACTCTCCGAGCGATCATGTTCATCAGCAACAATCTGATCGTCATCAGCAGCCGCAGAGATTGCCCTCAATGGATGATGACCCATACTTATACCCGAATTTATTCATGTCACAGAACTCAAAAGTCGGACCCAGTGCCCAATCCACGAGGGACGATCATCGTTCAACCCATGATGCATGAGTTGCTAAGTTAGACTTTCTTAATGCATCTTTTTCTAGTCCTATTACCACCGAGGGCTTTCGATTTCAAAGTTATGTCATATATGATATGATGTTCATTGCCCTTTAATTTGATATGTAAAGTAATGGGATAATTAGTGGTTATAGAGTGCAAGTAGATTACATTCATTGCCAATATTGTATGTAACCAGGTTCTGGATTGAGAATTTTCGTCTACTTGCAAGACAAAGAAGCGATCTTAGACAGTTTATCCTGTGATATGTTGATTAAGGTTTAGGATTTCATGTACAAACTATGTTGCCAATAAATAATCATCTTTGAGAAGTTCTGTGGTGCTGTTCTTAATTTTTCTTATACTTTTTAGCTTTGCTA
This region of Mercurialis annua linkage group LG1-X, ddMerAnnu1.2, whole genome shotgun sequence genomic DNA includes:
- the LOC126664821 gene encoding uncharacterized protein LOC126664821; this translates as MSMLDSFFNKGFKAAKCKTLLKLTMPRIKLLRNRREIQIKQMRRDIAKLLETGQEATARIRVEHIIREENMMAAQEILELFCELISVRLPIIETQRECPLDLKEAISSICFAAPRCADLTELLQVQMLFAAKYGKEFVAAASELMPECGVNRQLIELLSVRAPSPDVKLKLLKEIAEEHELDWDPAASETELLKKHEDLLNGPTQFSSGSKLSLPEEKHEEALNSVPDHAHNEQPDSDSDFEELDFPEVPKVTLRPSANAASAPEMLPIPPAALRGLEHDSSNISTISENLAEESHLETEDVTTEKPVATEDETANFTVGDKDEKQFLPFISPPSVSSIYYSGSRTSPPVSRTKSEVNVDLQDVIAAAQAAAENAERAAAAARSAATLARARISELTKKNSEKFPENNDENPFHVDIPDQSATEAKPQFDHQHSFDSANGESNYMEPHRQYLDRLPSELRDPPSFEKLKVEYDSPSDHVHQQQSDRHQQPQRLPSMDDDPYLYPNLFMSQNSKVGPSAQSTRDDHRSTHDA